One Anser cygnoides isolate HZ-2024a breed goose chromosome 4, Taihu_goose_T2T_genome, whole genome shotgun sequence genomic region harbors:
- the LOC106035227 gene encoding uncharacterized protein, which produces MPSSYKGPEPICIYGVTGGSQQLTVLEAEVSLTGNEWQKHRIVTGPDAPCILGIDYLRRGYFKDPKGFRWAFGIAALETEDIKQLSTLPGLSEDPSVVGLLRVEEQQVPIATTTVHRRQYRTNRDSLSPIHKLICQLESQGVISKTHSPFNSPIWPVRKSNGEWRLTVDYRGLNEVTPPLSAAVPDMLELQYELESKAAKWYATIDIANAFFSIPLAAQCRPQFAFTWRGVQYTWNRLPQGWKYSPTICHGLIQSALEQGEAPEHLQYIDDIIVWGDTAEEVFEKGKKIVQILLKAGFAIKQNKVKGPAREIQFLGIKWQDGRRQIPMDVINKITAMSPPTSKKETQTFLGVVGFWRMHIPNYSLIVNPLYQVTRKKNAFEWGPEQRQAFEQIKQEIVHAVALGPVRTGPDVKNVLYTAAGENGPTWSLWQKEPGETRGRPLGFWSRGYRGSEARYTPTEKEILAAYEGVRSASEVVGTEAQLLLAPRLPVLGWMFKGRVPSTHHATDATWSKWVALITQRARIGNPSRPGILEVIMDWPEGKYFGISSEEEVVRAEEAPLYNKLPENETKYALFTDGSCRIVGKHRRWKAAVWSPTRRVAEAAEGEGESSQFAEVKAIQLALDIAEREKWPVLYLYTDSWMVANALWGWLQQWKQNNWQRRGKPIWAAALWQDIAARVENLVVKVRHVDAHVPKNRATEEHQNNQQVDQAAKIEVAQVDLDWQHKGELFIARWAHDTSGHQGRDATYRWARD; this is translated from the coding sequence atgccatcaagctataaagggccagagcccatctgtatttatggtgtgacggggggatcccagcagttaactgtattggaggctgaagtgagtctaaccggtaatgagtggcaaaagcaccgtattgtgactggcccagatgctccgtgcatccttggcatagactatcttagaagaggatatttcaaggacccaaaagggttccgctgggcttttggcatagctgccttggagacagaggacattaaacagttgtctaccttgcctggtctctcagaggacccttctgttgtggggttgctgagggttgaagaacagcaagtgccgatcgctaccacaactgtgcaccggcggcaatatcgcaccaaccgagactccctgagtcccatccataagctaatttgtcaactggagagccaaggagtgatcagcaagactcattcaccttttaatagtcccatatggccagtgcgaaagtctaatggtgagtggagactaacagtggactatcgtggcctgaacgaagtcacgccaccactgagtgctgcagtgccggacatgctagaactccagtatgaactggaatcaaaggcagccaagtggtatgccactattgatatcgctaatgcatttttctccatccctctagcagcacagtgcaggccacagtttgctttcacttggaggggagtccaatatacttggaatcggctgccccaggggtggaaatacagccctaccatttgccatggactgatccagtctgcgctggagcagggggaagctcctgaacacctgcagtacatcgatgacatcattgtgtggggtgacactgcagaagaagttttcgagaaagggaagaaaatagtccaaatccttctgaaggccggttttgccataaaacagaataaagttaaaggacctgcacgagagatccagtttttaggaataaaatggcaagatggacgccgtcaaatcccaatggatgtgatcaacaagataacagctatgtctccaccaactagcaaaaaggaaacacaaactttcctaggtgtcgtggggttttggagaatgcatattccaaattacagtctgattgtaaacccgctctaccaagtaacccgtaagaagaatgcttttgaatggggccctgagcaacgacaagcctttgaacaaattaagcaggaaatagttcatgcagtagccctcgggccagtccgaacaggaccagatgtaaagaatgtgctctacaccgcagccggggagaatggtcccacctggagcctctggcagaaagaacctggggaaactcgaggtcgacccctggggttttggagtcggggatacagaggatctgaggcccgctatactccaactgaaaaggagatattggcagcatatgaaggagttcgatctgcttcggaagtggtcggtactgaagcgcagctcctcctggcaccccgactgccggtactaggctggatgttcaaaggaagggtcccctctacacatcatgcaactgatgctacatggagcaagtgggttgcactgattactcagcgggctcgaataggaaaccccagtcgcccaggaatcttggaggtgattatggactggccagaaggcaaatactttgggatatcatcagaggaggaggtggttcgtgctgaagaagccccactgtacaacaagctaccggaaaatgagacgaaatatgccttgttcactgacgggtcctgtcgtattgtgggaaagcatcggagatggaaagctgctgtatggagtcctacacgacgagttgcagaagctgctgagggagaaggtgaatcgagtcagtttgcagaagtgaaagccattcagctggctttagatattgctgaacgagaaaagtggccagttctctatctctatactgattcatggatggtagcaaatgccctgtgggggtggttacagcaatggaagcagaacaactggcagcgcaggggcaagcccatctgggctgcggcattgtggcaagatattgctgcccgggtagagaacctggttgtaaaggtacgccatgtagatgctcatgtgcccaagaatcgagctactgaagaacatcaaaacaaccagcaggtggatcaggctgctaagattgaagtggctcaggtggacctggactggcaacataaaggtgaattatttatagcccgatgggcccatgacacctcaggccatcaaggtagagatgcaacctacagatgggctcgcgattga